The following is a genomic window from Streptomyces chrestomyceticus JCM 4735.
GCCGACGCGGTGGAGCCCAGGATCTCGAAGGCGACGCCGGAGGAGCTGGCCGTCTGGGGCGAACTGCTGCTCCGCGTCGCCGCCGCTGCCGTACGCGACAACCGGAAGGCGGAGGCGAAGGACGCCCGCCGAATGGCCGCCACCGCCGCACAGGCCATCGGCCGCGAACACATCGACTTCCGGACCCACTGGGGACCGTTCGGACCGGCCACGGCGGAGATCAAGGTCATCGAAGACCTGTCATTGAAAGGCGACGCGCGGGGCGTCCTGCGACGAGCGGACACCGGACCACTCCACCCGGACAGCCTCAAGGCGTACGGCACTCCCACCAGCAATGCGTGGGGCCGCTACCGGCTGGACGTCGCGCAGGCCCACAGCCTGACCGGCGCCCACCACGACGCCATCGGCGAACTCATGGGCATCTACCGCTCACACCCGGAGTGGATGCGGCATCAGCCGATGGCGCGCCGCGTACTGGAGAAGGTGCTCAAGACCCGGACACGCACCCCGACCAAGGGCATGCGAACCCTGGCCGCTCACCTGGGCGTCGACGGCTGACCATGCTCAGAGCGCATACGGATCCGCGTGCACGGCGTCGTTCAGATGCTTGAGGGTGTCGCGGAGCCGTGAGGGTGCTTTCGCCGAGGTGAGCCCGTTCTGTACGGCTTCGTCCAGCAGTCGCAAGGTCCGTGCGGACGCAGTCTCGCCGACGGTGGGCACTATCCCGAGTGCCAGCTCTTCCGCGTCCCGCCACGCGTGCAGATGCAGCAGGCAGTCCAGCAGCCGGGCCGGAGCCATGCCCCGGTGGCCGACCACGGGCCCGCCTCGTCGCTCCGCGGAGAGCTGGAGGAAGCGTACGGCGCCCGCGTGGTCGCCCGCGGTCTGGAGGGCGTGCCCGTGGTGTCCGTCGATCTCGTTCGGCATGATCCACCATGACCAGGCGGGGTCGTCCGCCCTGCCGTCGCACTCCAGCAGTGCGTGCGCCTTCTCGAACGTCCGGCTCGCCTCGGCCAGGGCGCCGCAGCCTGCGAGCCCCCTGGCCTCGCGCATCCGGAAGATCGCTTCGACGCGTGGGGACATGCGGTCCTGCTCGATGACCGAGCGCGCCACGGCCAGCTCCTCGCGGTGTCTGCCGAGCCAGCCGGCGTGCATCGCCATGTTCTGCAGGATGAGCAACTCGATCGACCGGTCACCCGACAGCCTGGCCAGGAACAGCGCCTCCCGGTTGAAGCGGCGAGCGGCGTCATGCTGCTCGGCGTCGAAGAGGACCCAGCCGGCGACCTCGGCCAGCTCGCTCGCCGCCGCCCTGATGTCACGCTCGTACGTGCTGTCGTAGTCGCCGTCGCCCAGCCGCTTGTGCACGCTCTTGAAGGTGCGCGCCGCCACCTCGGCGACGGGCATACCCGTCAACGCGTTGTCCAGAAAGATCAGCCGCTGTGACGCCTCACGGATGGTCTGGACGTACTCGGACCCGCGAGTTTCGTTCAGGCGCAACAGCGGCACGCGGTCATGACCGTCCTCGCGCAACTGCCTCACCGAGCCCTTTCCGCGTCCCGCAGCGCCGTCCGGTACTCGGCGGTCCAGTCGGCGTGACGTTGCTCGGTAGGGAGACCGCTCAGTCCTGCACGGAGATGGTCGGCCGCGATGCCGTACTCGGCCATGCCCAGGTGGGCCAGGCCGAGGGACAGACGCTGGAAATCCGGGGTGAGCCAGTAAGCCGTGCCGGGCGGCTGTTCGCGGGCGGCATCCATGAGGCCCGCCGCCTCGCCGAGGAGGCGTTTGGCCGTCTCCCGGTCCCCGGTCTGCGCATATCCCTGGGCCGCCTGTGCCG
Proteins encoded in this region:
- a CDS encoding XRE family transcriptional regulator, producing the protein MRQLREDGHDRVPLLRLNETRGSEYVQTIREASQRLIFLDNALTGMPVAEVAARTFKSVHKRLGDGDYDSTYERDIRAAASELAEVAGWVLFDAEQHDAARRFNREALFLARLSGDRSIELLILQNMAMHAGWLGRHREELAVARSVIEQDRMSPRVEAIFRMREARGLAGCGALAEASRTFEKAHALLECDGRADDPAWSWWIMPNEIDGHHGHALQTAGDHAGAVRFLQLSAERRGGPVVGHRGMAPARLLDCLLHLHAWRDAEELALGIVPTVGETASARTLRLLDEAVQNGLTSAKAPSRLRDTLKHLNDAVHADPYAL
- a CDS encoding transcriptional regulator, producing the protein MPPVGLVDALGPPEEGVLRSALLQDIAEAHALYQADRYDSVALRLPGILSAAGGSVRTADGDDQRRQALATRARALFLAGKYLTQVRQYDLAYQALASGIRDAREAEAKPTAAVGVIGMCWLLLRQDRFAECADLASDTADAVEPRISKATPEELAVWGELLLRVAAAAVRDNRKAEAKDARRMAATAAQAIGREHIDFRTHWGPFGPATAEIKVIEDLSLKGDARGVLRRADTGPLHPDSLKAYGTPTSNAWGRYRLDVAQAHSLTGAHHDAIGELMGIYRSHPEWMRHQPMARRVLEKVLKTRTRTPTKGMRTLAAHLGVDG